Genomic DNA from Candidatus Aquicultor sp.:
CAACTAATACATTTATTCGCGTGGTAGAATAATCGGGCCGGGTTTGGCGCTATCTTCCTTCAAGGAAACGGCTTCCGTGGGGCATGCGTTAACGCATACGCCGCAACCTCTGCATGCGTCTGCATTGATATTGACGGATTCATCTACCTCTATCGCGCCGAAGTGACACACGCCTGCACAGACGCCGCAATGCATACACTGGGCATCATCGATATGCGCGGTAAACCCGGATGAAGAGACGAGGTCAAACCCGTACGAGACCGCCTTCAACCCAAGACAGCAGCACCCGCAACAGTTACAGATCGAATACAACCTGTCGCCGGCGACGTCTTTAAACCATGCCGTATGAACCCGCCCGCGTTTGTGCTCCCGCTCGAGAATTTCAAGCGCTTGCGTGACGTTAAGGCGCTTTGCATTACCCTTTTTATGCTCGATTACAAAATCGACGAACGGTTCTCCTAATACAAAACATACATCAATCGGCTGGCATGGATTCTCGGCAATCTGACGGCACGGGCAATCGATTACCGCAAGATGCTCCGCGTTCGCGAGAATAATGTCGCGGGCCTTTTTATAGGGGAGTACCTGCTCGGGGTTGGTAAGCTCAATAGGTTGTTTTACATCGATAAGGCGCTTCGCCGTCTCGTTCGTAACTACTTTGCCGTGGTGCGTGTGCATTAGACGATTCCCGGCGCCTTGATAGAACCATTGAGGAAATATGCCGGGCCGCTCGAGTACGTACCGTATCGGCTTCAAATAGACCGAGGTCCATTTAAAGTAAAAATAGCTGTGAAGAAAATCATGAACCCGGCGGCCGTGAAATTCCGCCAGCTTTGACGTGCTCTTTTTCCTATGTGCGAATAACCAGCCGGCCACTATGCCGGTAAGGATGATAACCACTCGCATATAATACTTTTTGTTCCTTGTCGAAGCCATAACAGTTATTATAGCAGGTCTAAAATGGATGGCTATAAGCCTTGATGCCGTACATAAAAAGCGCTAAACCCGCACAAAAATCATGCCGAAAATAATATATAAAGCGCTTTTTATTGGGGGTTGGTTACTGTTATAGCGTTAATCATTGTTATAAATGCATTAATGGGCATTTTTGTGGCTCTGTTATACCACCCCAACTCACCACTTAACCTCTTTCCGTATGCACATGTTGAAGAGCTGTGGCTGTGGTCTAAATATGCCATTTTT
This window encodes:
- a CDS encoding 4Fe-4S dicluster domain-containing protein, producing the protein MRVVIILTGIVAGWLFAHRKKSTSKLAEFHGRRVHDFLHSYFYFKWTSVYLKPIRYVLERPGIFPQWFYQGAGNRLMHTHHGKVVTNETAKRLIDVKQPIELTNPEQVLPYKKARDIILANAEHLAVIDCPCRQIAENPCQPIDVCFVLGEPFVDFVIEHKKGNAKRLNVTQALEILEREHKRGRVHTAWFKDVAGDRLYSICNCCGCCCLGLKAVSYGFDLVSSSGFTAHIDDAQCMHCGVCAGVCHFGAIEVDESVNINADACRGCGVCVNACPTEAVSLKEDSAKPGPIILPRE